TGATTTCAGAGCTTGGAATGGCACACTATGGAAGAATCTTGTATGGCTGGTGAATTATTGAAGACTGATCAGTGTATAACTGGAGTGTTTTGTACAGCCATTCTATTCTCCTCTTCCAGCCACACAATTCAGAGGAATAAACACTCAGGAGAGAATTTCTATCAGTGCCATAAATAGAGGAGATAGGGAGCAGTGATGGCCCAGGATAGTAGAAGCTCCTTGTGTGGGGATATCTCCAGCTCCCTCTCTCTGGGATTTGATTTCCTCAACAAGTAAAACCAGATGAGGTAGGACAGAGAGCCCCAGGCCTTTGTTCCTGGGCAGATAATGATGTTTGGGACTGCCATGGTCTATTCTGAACATTGGAGTGGGGGGAAATGAAGGGGTGCAATAGAAGAATGTATATAGATTGGATTATTCATTGATGGCTGGGGTTCAATAGTACAATGCACATAGCTGGGGTACAATTCATATACTCAGGATATCATAAATGGGGTATTTCaggattttatataaaataactgGGGTACTCTTGATTTAATTCCTTTACttagtatataatatatgagtgtgttttaggatttatataaaataactgGGGTATTCTTGGTATAAATCATATACTTAGTATATAATAAATGGGTGTATTTTAGGCTTTATATAAAATTAAGATTTTGTTTAGAGGTGTGCATGATGTCTGAATGTAATAgtacaaaaatgtgtgtgtgaaatatacatgattatacatatatatattgtattcatcAGATCTTTATAAGCTCTAGCAAttaatacatgtgtgtgtgtaatatatatatatatatatatatatatatatatatatatatttatttatattattagtaatGGATCTGATACAAAGATTTTGAtctaaaaatcatataaaagggttgttgctcatttatgattatatatatttgggCTTTTAATTCTCTGGCATTGGAAAATAAATCACGAGATTTGATTGGCTGAGGGTgacatttgttttgttctggTTTACAGAGATATATTTGGTCTCTATGTGTGTGTCCTATCATGACATTATAAAGATCTCATATTGTCAATGTTATCAATTACACATCTATGTTCTGGCTGCATATACCTATAACCAGCACTGTGTATGAAAAATCAGTGCTTGTCTATTTTATATAGATCCGGCATATGATGAATGTTCTATATATCAGAGCTGTCCTCTTTGGGATGAATTGGCTTATACTATTGTCAGAACACATCACATGAGATAAAAGTTTGATTTGAATATTGCTCTGTTGTTACATGTCATTACTTCAGTCTTCTACAAATAtcaacatttcccacactcataTAACTATGTCCCGCACATTGGGGCTGGATCGTAGAAACAGGTGTACATAGGGCAACAAGTAAAGTAAATTCTTCTATCTCAGTGGATAAAATACTTTAAGCTCATTGCCTGTAGCAATTAATCTCTTTTCCAGTATGAAGGATTGCTATTGGCAATATCCCCTCCAACATGATTGAATGCTATAGGATGTCTCCCATCCCATATGACTGATTGCTATCCCCAATCCTATTTGATTTGTATAGCTTATATGCAGCTCTTTAATGTAAAACAACTTAAAATTATTACTTGCATGTCAACTTTATAAAGTTAATGAATTGTCTTCGCTCCTCCACTTATATAAAGGCAACAGTTATATTTCTATTCCAGTGATATAATGTACCAGATCTGCAATGTTCTCCATGATAAAGATTCATTGTGTAGGTTCTGCAATGCGCTCTATGATATGAATACAATGTATCAGATCTCTATAATATGGATACAATGTATCAGATATGTATCAGATCTGCAATGATCTCTATGATATGGATACAATGTATCAGATCTGCAGTATTGTTTCCCCTGTTATGATGAGTAGTATAGAATGTTTTCTTAGTGAATATACAGAAGCTATGTTTTTTATTACCACCCCCTGACTGTATATTCTAAGTGTTCACTAAGCCAAGAAACATTCTGCACATCAACCCTGATGTATCATGTCCGCAGCACCTGTTCTATGTAGGACTGATCAGTGCTGTTGCTTTATGAAGGATTGTTCACCTATCACCAATGTATGAagattaaattattacaaatatccaATCATCTGCCAGCAAAGTCTTTTTTAtcgttaatattttttttattcaatattcacTTTTTGGCAGAGCAACctgacatttttcatgtttaaacaatGATTTTGCTATATGTCCAGCCTCagcattttagtaaatcaaccccagggTATTTGCAGAGCTTGTTCTCTATTAAACTACTACAATACTTCATGTTTACTGCATTTGTTTCCTATGGAAAGATTAGAATTAGGCTGATTTTTAGGAAAGAAATCGAAAATGTTACTTCAATTATtaggtaatataaaaaattaatgacgtgttaataaatcagatccaatttATCATGGTTGCAGTATCTGTTCTCCATGGGGCTAATACAAGGCACTGTTCTCTATAGGATTAACACAGTGCACAATGCCTGCAGTACTTCTGTATGAGGCCCATACTACTCTTTGTGTCTACAGTACTGGCTTACTATGGAACCTCTACAATGTACCATGCCTGTAGTACCTGATCTCTAAGGGAATCATAAATCACTGTGTCTGCAATTGTTCCGTATAGGGGTGATACAGTGCATTGGCTCTGATTTCttgagagggtacactttcatcagtgaagctgagtgatccagaaaacctggaatgaatcaagtttgctggatcacccagcttcactgatgaaagtgtattctctccaatcttccagagctttaataaatcaaggccattgtgtCTGCAGTGCTTCTTCTCTGTGGAACAAATACAGATCCCATGCCTGCACTACACTACTACAATGCATAATGCCTGCAGCATTGACTTTCTATGGGACTTATACACCTAAAGTCAGGCCAGTACAATGCATTGTGTCTGCAGTGCTGTTTCCTTGATTTAGGAGCCACGTACAGCTACAAATAGAATTCTAACATCCCAGCACTGAAATATTGTATCTCCCCGGCTGTGCTGTCTGTGTAGGGGTGAATTAAGTGAATGTTCTTCTACCTGACAAATCTTATCTGTATACTTCCCACCCTCAGTAACAAGTGTGCACTCTTCTAATCATTCCTGCCATTCTACAGTTACATGCTCATTGTAAAGCATTCCTATTGCATTATTTGTCATCAGAGGCTGATCCTACTTTATCTTTCTGCAGGTCACTGGCAATGAACCCCGTCCAGCTCCCTGAGGTTTACATTATTGGGGCTCAGCCTCTGTGCAGTCAGTTAACGGGACTGTCCCAGGGGCAGAAGAAGTTGTGCCTGCTCTATCAGGATCATATGCAATATATCGGGGAGGGAGCAAAGACTGGGATCAAAGAATGCCAATACCAGTTCAGACACAGGAGGTGGAACTGCAGCACTGTGGATAACACATCAGTATTTGGCAGAGTGATGCAAATAGGTAAGACCATTTTACTAAACATAGAAATGATGCATCtattaaatcatttatatatctcattatttatttacattttttactatttgtttttacaagacagatacaggaggattCCTCggtcattgtttgttttttaccaaaatgaatttttaccaAATACCTTATGTCATGTCATGACATGGGTtcatatgcattatatataaatatataatgtttatattaatgtttatatatatatatatatatttacaatgttttttatattaaaaaactttCAGATACCTTTTTCAGATATCTGACTTATAGTTACGACAAGTTGAAAATTATTGTTCAATATTAGTTTGGTTTATTTGGTAGCCAATACAAAAATAtcataatgtgtgtgtatatgaatatatatatatatagtgtgtatttctttttaatagatGCCTACTACACTCGGCctatcattattctttttttttatgcttttgttgaATAAACCGTACGCTACTTTCTGGCGTATAACGATTCTGTTTCCAAACCATTCTCTTTGGTGTGTCAGTTGAAATAACTAAACTCATAAAGTAggcctattttttttacaagtattcCACAGATGCGCTTGTGTTTTCCAAGCAAgtctttatgtttttaattagttttaatttattggaacttgatttattgtttgttaaaaGGTGGAATTGTTATTTTAAGATGCATTTAGCATACTTACGAGCCTGGCAGAAGTAGCACAGGATACAATTACTACTGGATGAGAATTCTGCTTTAGGtctgttttgtatttctttctttatgagttgtcttttttattattatttttagttgtgATGAATACCAAACCATTTCAAGTTGATAAGTTGACTGCTGATGGTCTGCCATAGTAAATACTTTGATTCTGTTATTATTTAGGCTTTTGTCACTAAGTAGGCAAGAAGTCTTGGCTTTATATGTGTAGACATAAAATAGGGTATTAACTTTGGTTTAATTGCCCCCCTTGGACTCCGTAAGTTTATTAATTGGGAATCAAGTGCATGAAAAATCTGTTTATGGCTGTTTTATGATGGAGTGTGATGCTGATCTTTTTCTGCATTACATattgcttgataaaaaaaattaaaaattcaaattcagCTACCAATTTGTAAAATTTGTTATGGTGTGACCCGTGGGCGTGGCTTGTTgaataattatttgcattttccaGGCACACAATATTGTTACAAGCTATCAATTCTCCTTTTACTGCAAATGTGTACAAGCTCTAAAAATTTGCCAAAACCACTAATTATTTAGTGGCAGGGAAAACAAAATTTACAGTATTGTACCTCACTTGTGACAAATTTTCTGTAACTCAAGTACTAGCGTGACAATTGTAGTAGTTTATAACAACCAATCGCCAGTCACTTTTTATTGTTCTAACTGACTTTGCCAAAACTTAGTGAAAAATGAAATCTCATTGGTTGATTGGTGTTTCACAATGTTTCCATGCTACTGAAACAAGCCCTATTACGATATCTGGAATTGAAATTTCTAGAATGCCCAGTCCAAATCAGTTTTGTAGCTCCATAAAGAGTGATATGGGCTgctcagtttttaaaaaaaatctactacagttttattttaatcatattattgtatataaatgtagaCAGTTACGTGAACATCAATTTTTTTGTACTACCACATATGACAATGGAAGCATGgtcaattcttttaaaataattttgtgcaaTGAAAATGCAAATCCCTATATTTTCACTACAAGTACTCTATATAAGCATATGTGTAGATGCTTCAAAATTATCAAGAGGTTTCAACCCTATAAAAAAGGCATTTGAGGATCTTTTGATTCTACTCTTGATATTAACTCAATATAAAGAACTGATTTAAGATTGACTTGATCAAACGGCCCCATTCCATGGGAAAACCAAAGGTATATGGCCAACCTTATAAAAAACTATCTGTGTTCTGGAGGactatatacaaaacaaaacacaaaaaatataaaaaaaagtgctagtgATGTATAATATAACCCATAGAGAAACATAAGGGATTAGGCTGTTCAGTTGGCAGTTTTGTGCTTGAATATACAAGCCCTTGTTTTAATGACCTTATTATGTGAGTTGAGGTGGTATTATTGCATTATGCTGCTTTTTACACCTTGGGATTTGCACGGAGAGTGACTTGTGTTTCTTGTCAATGTTAAAGACTTTGATCACTAGGAAGGTCTCTTCTTTGCTCACTTCTGTCTTGTTTGCACTTggtttaaagtcattttttgggAAATCCACTGTTGCGTTTGAAATAAGGAGACTCCCTACAAGCAGTGACAGTTTCAATCCCCTAAGATTTTCGGCTGTAGAcgtaaaagtcattaaaaggagaaaaaaactaTCACTTCTATCCCTGCATAAACTGATTTCTTAAACAAGAAGTAATTTATAAGGGCAATTAGGCACTTAAACTAACTGCGGCACTAAGAGGGTTTAATAGGTATTTAGAGGCGGTGGCTTAGACTTGGATAGTGAAGTGCCTATTCATCGGCTCTCAGAACTGGACTCCAGACTATATTTAAGTTTCATAAACTGGGGAGGGGAAACATGAAGGCCAggagtataatttttatttctggGAAATTAGCTGAAAAGTAAAATTGCTGGGCTTTAAAGATGATATGCATTACAGAATTAATGTGCTTTTGTAGGCACTTTGCACAGATTTTTTGGTAATTCCATATATCAATGTGTCTCCATATGTCTCATACAATTATCAAAgattttacattgtatattttcctattgaaatggtgtgtgtataaataatatCATGTGGTCCTCCAGACAGGACCACAGTTTGGACTGCAGCAGTGGTGTGCATTTCACTATATCATCCAGATTTATGCTTAAATgaaggttttgatttttttttttccagaataggATTTTGTGACAATTTTTCTGTTGTCCCTTTTGTGAAATGTCTCATTCTTCCCTAAGAACAAAAACCCATAcacccatattttttattttgagcttACTTAACAAAGTAAGTTTAATTATTAAGGTTAAGATGGGTTCAGACAGATCATCCAATTATGTGAGCAAAagtaaattaagaaaaaatatcatatataaaatataataaatatatgtaaataataatattttatatatatatatatatatatgtatgtatgtatcatatTGTTTTCTTATGCATGTATCATAttgttttcttatatttaaaatgttttacaattttatccTACATAAAAGTAAAGCCAAGTCATCTGGATAACTtctatatttcacttttttttactaaaactaaACTGTAGGaactatatatatgtgtatatatatatatagatatatatatgtgtgtatatatacatgtgtgtgtgtgtgtgtgtgtatatatatatatatatatttatatatatctatatatatatatatatatatatatatattacagtaaacTCGTATTGTTAAGCTTGGATATATGTAAGTTGTATGCCTTCTAAATCCTTAGCTTTAtggaaatgaataaatgaatttatAGAAAGggcatatatttaaattttttattctattctgcCTGCAGCTTGCATAAATGTCTATTTTCAGTTTTCACAGTTCacaattgtattatatatacatatatataagtattttcCATGGGGTTTAGTTGCATTTGTTGTGTGCCTTGACTGCATCTggttatattgtaaatatttctcCATTTTCAAAGGGATCTGCACCCCTTAAGCTGGAATTATTTATATTAAGGGTAGTTTCTGGGAAAAGACACATGTTATAGAATCAATGCAGAATATTCACAGTATAATATGTGCACATACCACTGTAATACATATCTGTAATTAGCAGCCTAGTCCATAGGAATTCCTAATTGTTACCCAGAATACTTTATAAAAGGCTCTAagcaaaatgcacatttttaaacttCTTGCGGGATCTGCTAAAGTCTCGCCCAACCCAATAAAAGCTTATAGGGTCAGCCTAAGAAGAGATTTATATTCCAAGCTGAATCACGGTTAACTCCTAGGATTTCAGATGGCCTATGGCATTTATATAGGACTGTGTACAATATGGCATTCATATAGGCAATGTGCTCGCATTACACAAAGTGAAAAGAACTCGTTCCTTAATTTAATACAAACCGTCTGCAGACCCTCTGTTAAAAACTCTCTATTTCAATGCTTTTAAAGGCCGTTTTAGAGATAAACAGAGATGACTTTAATTCGATGGAAGAATACGATGGCACACAGTTTGATAGCAAGGAACAGAAAAGATATCAGATTTTAAGATCTCATGTTTTTATTCCTGCCTTGACATTTATTTTGGAAAGTCAGTTAAGTGCCGTTATTGTAACCCTCAGCACATGTAACCTCTCAAATCATCTTGTTTTCATTTAATGGGAGCTGGTGTGGGAAGAAAGTTTTGAGAGCCCAAAATCGCTTCCACCCCTTGAACCTCCTCTACTTCTGATTAACAGATAAATTTGCTAAACCATTTCACCCTGCAGTTTTAAATAGATGCCCATAAGGGGGTGTCATCTGAGAAGGTCCTAATATTCAGAGTAAGAAGATGTAAACCACAATGAAATGACGTATAGTTTTCCTAAAGTACTATATaataattaccatattttttacaatatagttgTTTCAGATATATACGGTCTACACTCACTAGCAATGGCGGCATGCCAATTCTCAGGGCAGGTTTTCTGATGGTGTCAACAGTAAACCATACTTGGTTAATGTATATTGACAGGGCCTCTTGTAATTGGCTTATAGCAATTACCTTAATGTGTACCCTTTGACAGGATAGCtaggcattattttattaaaagatgcTGGTTTAAATTGATTGAAAACCACATTTGAAATCAGAATGAAAgttgagaattaaaaaaaaattgaaatacatttcataagTCCCCAAAAGCATTTTCCCCCACTGATGAGCATTACTTTGACCTGCAAGGTCACAGCACCCTCCTGCCCTCTGAAGCCAGAACTATCTTGGATTCCACCATTTTCCTAATTTTCTCCATgggcagatatatatatatatatatatacatacagtgggTGCCGGAGGTCATCCCAGCAAGGTGATTGGAAGTTTGAGATGCCTAACATGGGACAGGCGGTGCATTTGTGTTAGTCTGTatcagaaagaaaatgaaattagGATGACCTGAAGCCATCTATTGACAATATTATGGGTGCTTTACAATAGATTTACGTGGGGACTTTTATTCTCACCATGTAAACCTATTTTATCTTTAGTGAATGGGTCTCCAAATCTTTgaagaatttgaaaaaaagacCTTCAGACCttcagacctcagtacagacctcAGATGACTGTCACTGGACATAATCTTTCTCGATAATTTCCAGTAACAAATGTCCGATTGAAGGCTGTAAACACAGCACCATCCTGCCCTAGGAAGAGGAGGACGAGCAATTTgtaccccattgtgctctcctaaCGGAAAAAATGAGGGTCATTTCCAAATGTTGTTTAGCGGTCTACCAGGACGGATTGATGAGCAAACTGTTGTTGCTTCATGATATATTATGAATGAATTACTTTACAGTGCTTGAAGTTACAGAGGTTATTGCTGggagagggacaagacctgtaggtgttactaaactgcagcaTAGAAAAGATTATCCACCCTTGCCAGCCAGGCATTTACAGAGCTGTGTAAGTCCCAGgacaaaatggacaaaaataaaaattcataaaatacataaaaatgtaaatatgtgcaCAATTGCACAATTAAAGGTGTGTGCTTAGCTTGAGAATGAAGGTGCTTTTATTGGTTACTGGAGTCCCAacctttgaaatgttttatttttaggagaatttattttattcttttcttgtttctACTCTTACATTCGGTCAATAATTTTTTACACATCTATTTTTGACCTGTTACCCTGATATCTTGAACTATTGTTTTACAGTGattgttgttgttgtgttttgCAGGGAGCAGAGAGACGGCCTTCACGTATGCCATCAGTGCCGCCGGAGTGGTAAATGCAATAAGCCGAGCTTGCAGAGAAGGGGAGCTCTCAACCTGTGGCTGTAGTCGGGCAGCCAGGCCTAAGGATCTACCCCGGGACTGGCTGTGGGGTGGCTGTGGAGATAATCTTGATTATGGCTATAGATTTGCCAAGGAGTTTGTGGACGCCAGGGAAAGAGAAAAAGTCCACCAAAAAGGAACATACGAGAGCTCCAGGACTCTGATGAACCTACACAACAATGAAGCCGGAAGGAGGGTGAGTGGTCCTGCTTATGGCGTTGTCATAATATTTGCTGAGCCAATGGTCACTGAATAGTTTGTATGTAAACCAGAGCTAAAACTTTGTTATTCTTGGCGATAtgcaacatataaaatataatcctGTTAAGTTTAGGTGGTTGACTGTGGAGGGGAATGGGAGAAACCAGGCAATACAGAATATCAGACCTTGGAAGGTCCATATGGCTTTGTTAGATTTTATGCTTGTTCCTTTCATTGTGTTAAAAAGTACTGAAAGGAGATACCCAGTAAGATCAGTCATAACAACCTTCATAAAGGTCAGAAAACTCCTTAAAGGTCAAACGTGCAGACTCTGGAACGTAGCACAGGGATCTCACCGATGGAGTGGTGAAGAGATTGTCAGTTGGTTTAACATACCTTCCCAGCTGTCTGAGATGAGATAGAGGGAAAccttttaatacaatatatatataattacacaaaAGAGATGTCTATGTCACCCCCTTTGTTAGTTTGTTGTGTTTGCTTAAACCCACCTTTTTCACCACTAATTTTACTAATCTGGCTTCTCAAATTgtcaaatgtaattattaaaaggTAAGATGACATATAATATTCACGATTCCTTATATATTATGGTTAAATAATTAGAGGTCAATACATTACACCAAAAAGGATGACAATAGAGGGGGTCAGAGGGACTCCCAAGCAGGGACATTTAGGATCCAGGAGTCTCCAGCATCCACCAAAAACTTATATATATCATTGTTGGTGTACTGACCTTTTTTAGGGCCATATTTATCATTCTTTAATCCTTTTTCAagttttatgttgctttttataCTATGACTGAATATATAAGCCTGCTAATGCCCACTTTTTCCCATGTTCTAATTTAAATATATCAGTAATAGAATCTCAGAACAATAGCCTGCTAGGTCTTGGCTTTCACTGGGAAAACTGCTTGTTTCAGTTTTTGGGCAGCTCATGGTTTATACAATAAATGACAAACAttagaaattagatttttttaggaGAAGGTTGAGATATAAGATATGCTTATTAATCATATGAATGCAAAATGTTAACTCACTTTAATTGTTAATTTGCAGTTTTTGATatagttttatgtatatttgggGGGATAGTGATCAGATACATCAGCATTGTATGGCATGTGGGAAGGTTCTTTGACCGGGGCTCTTCGTGTTTCCAGTTTGTCAGGCCTCGTACACGGGGACCTATTTTAACTtccattctaataaaataatcGAATCCGGAGTGATCATtggcaactgattttttttttttattcctcccaTGGACATGGAGCAATAAACATGTTGGTCAGTTAATTGAAAGTATACAAGACAAGCCATGTGTAAGCACCATATTTGAGCCTTGTTTTAGGaaaaactggtatttcatctgTTTATGTGAAGTTGAAAATGGCAGTAGAGGGTCAGATCATTGATCATGTATGCTGGCAAGTTCCCCAGGACTGCTGCCCTGGGAAATGAGACTTTAGGTTCAAGTAGCTGTTTGTGTAGGATATGTATGTTCTTGGCTCCTTTATGATGTTGAACTATTGGTAAACGGAAAATCATAAATGTTCTCAGATTGTGCAATTCAGCATTATATCTTGGACttgtagaataaaaaatgtaatgctaatAATGTTTATCATTGGCTGGTGTACTAAAGCAAACTAGAAACtgctttagtttattttgtatttggacATGTTAAAAGCACAATATTCAATGAAAAGCACGTTAAGATAAGTGATATGTCCTTAGTTTATTTTTGACACTTGTTTCCAAGACCTCATTCAATTAAGTTGAAAGGTTCTTGTGTTTGTCTCTCTTATCTAATCCCCTCCTCAATTATCTAATCTTTCCTTCTTATCAGTATTTctattgtttaaatgtatatgGGAATGGAACAGCCTGGCTCTCTAGTTATAGGTCTAATACACATGAGCGGATCCATTGCTATATTTGTGATCACCTGGTCCAAAGTCAGAAAACAAGCCAACCACTTTTATAATATTCTGTCCTTCTAAACAAAGGGTGGGGATGGGGTAAAACACAGAACACATGACTCCCAATTAGATTTTGATGTGATGTGACCAACCAGTCTGAATTATCCACATTTGATGAACAAAATATTGGTCACTTACTATTGATGACCGGTTGGATTAATTTCAAATGCGTTTGTTATTGGATCACAAATTGGGTCATATGTTCACTACCCAGTAGGAAGCAGAATTTGCTGTCAGATGGAACCATATCATGTGGCAGGACCAGCAAGCAAATGGAAACGTCAGATTTAGAAATTCTAGTGTAGGAATCGATTTCAAACAGAAGGAAAGTCCAAGGATGTAAATACTTGATGGGGCCGGGTGGACCCAATAATCCTCTGGCTTCTTAGATATTTTGTTAAGtcaaacagaaacatttcccaGC
This portion of the Pyxicephalus adspersus chromosome 8, UCB_Pads_2.0, whole genome shotgun sequence genome encodes:
- the WNT5A gene encoding protein Wnt-5a, with translation MNPVQLPEVYIIGAQPLCSQLTGLSQGQKKLCLLYQDHMQYIGEGAKTGIKECQYQFRHRRWNCSTVDNTSVFGRVMQIGSRETAFTYAISAAGVVNAISRACREGELSTCGCSRAARPKDLPRDWLWGGCGDNLDYGYRFAKEFVDAREREKVHQKGTYESSRTLMNLHNNEAGRRAVSTLADVACKCHGVSGSCSLKTCWLQLADFRKVGDLLKEKYDSAAAMKLNSRGKLVQVNNKFNSPTPHDLVYIDPSPDYCVRNESTGSLGTQGRLCNKTSEGMDGCELMCCGRGYDQFKTVQTERCHCKFHWCCYVKCKKCTEIVDQFVCK